TCTGTTGGTCCTACCGCGACCTGGACGCCAGCACCAGCGTTTGGGGTGTGATCAACCCCACATTCCTCCGCGGCCTGGGTATCGCCCTGTTGATGGCACCGGTAATGTCCACCGCCATCAATGCGGTGCCCAAGGCGAGTGTGGCCATGGCGTCCATGATGCTCAACCTGCTGCAGCAGATGTCCGGGTCCACCGGCGTGGCGGCGCTGGCCACGGTGCTGATCCACCGCACAACCCACCATATGGCGGCCCTGGGGGCAGGCCTCGACTTCTCCACCGGAACCGCGCAGCAGGTGATGGCGGGTCTCATCTTCCGACTCCACGACCTCGGCCGCGGTCCTGCCGAGGCCGCACTGGGAGCGCAGATCGCCATGATGGACAAGGTGGTGCATGCCGCCGCGGTACGCGCCTACGACGACACCTTCGTCGTGGCCGCGGTCGCCAGTTTGGCGGCGATCTTCGCGGCCCTGCTGTTGCCTGCCCGCCATCCCGAAACCCACGCCGCAGAGGCGGACGGGGGCGGCCGCGCCATGGCGACGGAATGATCCCGTCGACTGGAGCCACCATAATAATAGGGGAAGTCGAAATCAAAGGGGTCGTAGTGATTTTTCTTCAATCACCCCGACCCCTTTCTTCATTGCGGATTCCGGGCCAATTCGATTGGCGGGCAAAGTACAGGGAAATTCCTTGCCGGCGCGGGCGCGGGATTGGAGGAAGATAGGCCTCTACACATTGGCCCGGTTTGCGGACGGCGAGGAGGTTTGAATGCGGCCAACAGTGGTGTTGCTCGTCTTGCTGCTTCTTTCCGGCGTTGCTACGGCCGGAATGATGGGCAGTGGCATGGGGGGCGGAATGATGGGCCCGTCGGGTTCCGGCAGCAACACGCCGCCGGCAAATCTCGACTCCGCCGCGCGCAAGGGGTACGACCTTACCCAGGAATACTGTGGCCGGTGTCATGCGGCGCCGGTGCCGCAACAACACACGGCGGCGGAATGGCCCCGGGTCGTCGACCGCATGGAGCGCTACATGCATCGCCAGGGTCGCCCCGCACCGAATGCGGAAGACACCGACACGATCCTGCACTATCTGGCAAGCGCGACAGCGCGCTAGTTCGCCCCGGGAACACGAAACCCTTTTTCACTGCGGCAGGGATTTCGCCCGGGAGCTGGTAGGGCTTTGCGACCATACCCGGAACTGAACTCCTGCTTCGCTTTCGTGCTGCAGGCGGCGGTGCGGATCGTGGAAGACGGCGAGGTCACGGACCGCCGCTCCGCCGCCGGGGCGATCTACGGCACGCAGTGGCCGAAAGACCGCATGGCGGAGGTCCGTACCGCTCGGAGCATTTGTACGACTGGATGGTAGGTGTGCGGCGCGCCTTGCACCGCAGGCCGGAGTTGGCGTTCGAAGAGGTGGAGACGGCGAAGCGCCTGATCTCCGAGCTCGATGGCCTGGGCATACCGAGCGAATACGGTGGAGCGGGCAGCGCCGTCATCGGCCGCCTTGAGTGCGAACTTCCCAACGCCCCCACCTTCGCCCTGCGCGCCGACATGGACGCGCTGCCCGGCGCGGAAAACACCGATCTCCCTTTCGCTTCGACCATTGAGGGCAAGATGCATGCCTGTGGGCACGACGCGCACATGACCATGGTGCTCGGGGGTGCGGCGCTGCTCAAGGCCGAGCCCCCGCCGTGCAATGTGATGTTTGTCTTCCAGCCCGCGGAAGAAAAGGGCGGTGGCGCCCGCACGGTGGTGCAGTCCGGTGCCCTGGAAGGCGTCAGTGCGATCTTCGGCGGACACGTCACCCATCACTATCGCGTCGGCGAGATCATGGTGGCGGAGGGAACCATCACCGCCCAGTCGGACCGCTTTCGCATCGACATCCGGGGCCGCGGCGGCCACGGGGCGCGGCCGCATGAGGCGACCGACGCGGTCGTGGTGGCGGGGCAGATGATCACGGCGATGCAAACCCTCGTGTCGCGTGAGATCAACCCGGTGTTTCCCTCGGTCGTGACCGTGGGCACGGTGCATGCCGGCTCCGCCCCGAACGTAATCGCGGAAGATGCTTACATGGAAGGATCGATACGCACCACGCTGCCGGAAGTGCGCGACCACATTCATGCCGGGCTGATGCGTATGGGCCAGGCGATGGGGGCGTTGCACAATGCGGAGGTGAAGGTGGAGATCACGCCCGGCTATCCGCCGGTGGTGAACACGGCACGCGAGGCTGCCATCGCCCATCGCGCGGCGGAGCGCGTCGTCGGGCGCGAGGGGCTCATGGTCATGGATCATCCCAGCATGGGCGCGGAGGATTTTGCGTTCTACCTGGAAAAAGTTCCCGGGTGCTATGTGCGCTTTGGCGCCCGTTTGCGTGAGAACGAATATATTCCGCTGCACAGCCCGGAGTTCGATATCAACGAAGAAGTGTTGAAGGTAGGGGCCGCCTTCTTCGACGAAGTCGTGCGCGAGGCGGTGAAGAACTACGGATCATGAACAACGATTTCGTTCCGTCGGAGCCCCTTACCGTCGGCGTCGAGCTCGAACTGCAGCTGATTGACCGCGACGGCTACGGGCTGGTGAACGGCATCAAGCCGCTCATCGAGATCTATCCCGGAAGCAGGAACATCAAACCGGAATTCGTCCAGAATACGGTGCAACTTGTTTCCGATGTCGGTCACACGGTCGGCGATGTGCACGCGAATCTGATTGAGATCGGCCGCGGCCTGAAAGACCGTTGCGCCTCTCTGGGCATGTTGCTTTGCGGCGCTGGAACCCACCCGTTCGATCGCAGCCTGGCTCCCGTTACGCCACTGCCGCGCTTTCTCCGGATTGAGGAGGACTACGGCATCCTCGGAAACCTGCAGGTGACCTATGCCACCCATGTACACATTGGCGTCAGCTCGGCTGAAGACGCCATTTTTCTGTTTCGCACGCTAAAGCCGTATCTTCCCCTGTTCATTGCCTTGTCGGCCAGTTCGCCCTTCTGGCACGGTTACGATACCGGGTATGCCGCCTACCGCCACCGCGTGCTGGCGGCCGCGCGCAGCTATGGCATACCGCCAAGTTTCGCGGATTGGAAACAGTTCGAGGATTTCTGCAATGCGTCGCGGCGCGCGGGCATGATCGACTCCATGAGAGATGTTCACTGGGACATCCGCCCACGTCCCCATCTGGGAACGGTCGAGGCGCGGGTCATGGACGCCCAGCCGACCATAGGGGAAGCCATGGAACTGGCGGCGCTGGTGCGTTCGCTGGCGGCCTGCCTGCTGGACTCCCGTGACCAGGCGAACAGCCTGTTGTTACCCCATGCACTCCACTGGTGGACCGAGCACGACAATCACTTCAAGGCATCCCGCCTCGGGATGGACGCCGACTGCGTATACACCGCGCACGGCGACACCCGTTCCCTGCGGAGCCTGTGGGATGCAGTTGTGGAGGCCGTCCTGCCCCATGCCGATGC
This Acidiferrobacteraceae bacterium DNA region includes the following protein-coding sequences:
- a CDS encoding MFS transporter, translated to VSKGESDGWTSVTILSYFAMSALGAIGFLLVESLVPHPIVDLTLLKIPVFSATLMVTAVRGIGMFGGAFLLPLFMRQQMGLTEIGAGLVLLPGALIIAVAMPVAGRLADRMGPRYLVMTGLFLMAWFCWSYRDLDASTSVWGVINPTFLRGLGIALLMAPVMSTAINAVPKASVAMASMMLNLLQQMSGSTGVAALATVLIHRTTHHMAALGAGLDFSTGTAQQVMAGLIFRLHDLGRGPAEAALGAQIAMMDKVVHAAAVRAYDDTFVVAAVASLAAIFAALLLPARHPETHAAEADGGGRAMATE
- a CDS encoding M20 family metallopeptidase; this translates as MAERPHGGGPYRSEHLYDWMVGVRRALHRRPELAFEEVETAKRLISELDGLGIPSEYGGAGSAVIGRLECELPNAPTFALRADMDALPGAENTDLPFASTIEGKMHACGHDAHMTMVLGGAALLKAEPPPCNVMFVFQPAEEKGGGARTVVQSGALEGVSAIFGGHVTHHYRVGEIMVAEGTITAQSDRFRIDIRGRGGHGARPHEATDAVVVAGQMITAMQTLVSREINPVFPSVVTVGTVHAGSAPNVIAEDAYMEGSIRTTLPEVRDHIHAGLMRMGQAMGALHNAEVKVEITPGYPPVVNTAREAAIAHRAAERVVGREGLMVMDHPSMGAEDFAFYLEKVPGCYVRFGARLRENEYIPLHSPEFDINEEVLKVGAAFFDEVVREAVKNYGS
- a CDS encoding YbdK family carboxylate-amine ligase, which encodes MNNDFVPSEPLTVGVELELQLIDRDGYGLVNGIKPLIEIYPGSRNIKPEFVQNTVQLVSDVGHTVGDVHANLIEIGRGLKDRCASLGMLLCGAGTHPFDRSLAPVTPLPRFLRIEEDYGILGNLQVTYATHVHIGVSSAEDAIFLFRTLKPYLPLFIALSASSPFWHGYDTGYAAYRHRVLAAARSYGIPPSFADWKQFEDFCNASRRAGMIDSMRDVHWDIRPRPHLGTVEARVMDAQPTIGEAMELAALVRSLAACLLDSRDQANSLLLPHALHWWTEHDNHFKASRLGMDADCVYTAHGDTRSLRSLWDAVVEAVLPHADALGERDYVDRLAHRIAEGDISYLRQRREYERDDDLAHVVEALVAELEDELV